From Rutidosis leptorrhynchoides isolate AG116_Rl617_1_P2 chromosome 3, CSIRO_AGI_Rlap_v1, whole genome shotgun sequence, a single genomic window includes:
- the LOC139898900 gene encoding uncharacterized protein, with translation MVMDLPECPVCLEAFDGESRIPRVLACGHSTCQICLLHLPKPPLFPCTIRCPACTQLVTYPQSPSSLPKNIDLLRFSSSFPRSSNPKPEPEPKPKPKPRPDFDFLPNLWSHEFYHKWKQWIVPQDSELIKSNQIVSLFKIASFTDNNDNDNNDDDDDDDDEFKYSYVAKVMMILFKMRDECLVELDLILTLASKEYRICSAYGLWYNNKDDYLYLVCERKHTSLLNLTVKDDDYDDISSVGMIGMELYETFSRLHDVGLVSGCTSFSCFVIDGFGHMLIDLNQVLIDGERVQKIIKDSIRSEMDSNDVDLESHVYPSPEVLVELIRKEAVDFDFDMSKCTVGFSSDVWSLACVLLSFLLGMSFVDETRGFLSSYILKLVHGNTCECEELYATWLDNVSGFLDGKLGLEYTLMKELLQKCLCFDPKDRPLVNDVWKFMRGLIIKPKLDVISSSEQKATNESTSRCLVLADLIGSSNKTVKNDETGAMNDSRDDNVVVESDVIEGVRKSSLSCIEMKGHLDCISGLAIGGGFLFSSSFDKTVNVWSLQGSNRVHTFKGHEHKVMAVVYVDSEPPLCISADNGGDIFIWAVNLPFDEKPVKRLNEEKDWRYSGVHSLAVSSTSGYLYTGSGDKSIKAWSLNDYSLSYTMNGHKSVVSTLAVCNEVLYSGSWDGTVRLWCLSDHSPLAVLGEERPVASVLSVATHTHTLVAAYENGSIKVWNKDVFLNSISPHSSSIFSICMEGPWLFSGGWNKTIVVQKLSGNDESGVEEVTEIGSIQGDSVVTALSYWEGRLFVGHADRTIKVYSFGG, from the exons ATGGTTATGGACCTGCCGGAGTGCCCGGTATGTCTGGAAGCGTTCGACGGAGAATCCAGAATTCCACGTGTACTCGCCTGTGGTCACTCCACGTGTCAAATCTGCCTCCTCCACCTCCCTAAACCACCACTCTTTCCTTGTACCATACGCTGTCCTGCTTGTACTCAGCTCGTCACTTACCCTCAATCACCTTCTTCTTTACCTAAAAACATCGACTTACTCCGTTTCTCCTCTTCCTTTCCCCGATCATCAAACCccaaacccgaacccgaacccAAACCCAAACCCAAACCCAGACCCGACTTTGACTTTTTACCCAATTTATGGTCTCATGAATTTTACCACAAGTGGAAGCAATGGATTGTTCCTCAGGACTCTGAATTGATCAAAAGTAATCAAATTGTGAGTCTTTTCAAAATTGCTTCttttactgataataatgataatgataataatgatgatgatgatgatgatgatgatgagtttaAGTATAGTTATGTTGCTAAGGTTATGATGATTTTGTTTAAAATGAGGGATGAATGTTTAGTGGAACTCGATTTGATTCTAACTTTAGCTTCGAAGGAGTATCGAATTTGTAGTGCTTATGGGTTGTGGTATAACAATAAAGATGACTATTTGTATCTTGTGTGTGAAAGAAAACATACTAGTTTGTTGAATCTTACTgttaaagatgatgattatgatgatatatCTAGTGTTGGTATGATTGGTATGGAATTATATGAAACATTTAGTCGATTACATGATGTCGGGTTAGTAAGTGGATGTACCTCGTTTTCGTGCTTCGTTATTGATGGTTTTGGCCATATGCTTATTGATTTAAATCAAGTGTTGATTGATGGAGAAAGAGTTCAAAAAATAATCAAAGATAGTATAAGGTCGGAAATGGACTCGAATGATGTTGATTTGGAGTCTCATGTATATCCTAGCCCAGAGGTGTTGGTTGAGTTAATACGGAAAGAggctgttgactttgactttgacatgTCAAAATGTACGGTGGGCTTTAGTTCTGATGTATGGTCGCTAGCTTGCGTTTTACTTTCGTTTCTATTGGGAATGTCTTTTGTCGACGAGACACGCGGTTTTTTGTCTAGTTATATACTTAAATTGGTTCATGGAAACACGTGTGAGTGTGAAGAGTTATACGCGACATGGTTGGATAATGTTTCGGGTTTTTTAGATGGTAAATTGGGTTTGGAATATACATTGATGAAGGAGTTGTTGCAAAAATGTTTGTGTTTCGACCCTAAGGATAGACCACTTGTCAATGATGTTTGGAAATTTATGCGTGGTTTGATTATTAAACCAAAGTTGGATGTAATTTCGAGTAGCGAACAAAAAGCAACAAATGAGAGCACAAGTCGGTGTTTGGTTCTAGCAGACTTAATCGGGTCGTCGAATAAAACCGTAAAAAACGATGAGACTGGCGCAATGAATGATTCAAGAGATGATAATGTGGTGGTTGAGAGCGATGTCATCGAAGGTGTTCGTAAGAGTTCTCTATCGTGCATCGAAATGAAAGGTCATCTTGATTGCATATCTGGTTTAGCAATTGGAG GAGGTTTCCTTTTCAGCTCCTCATTTGATAAAACAGTTAACGTGTGGTCCCTCCAG GGTTCAAATCGTGTGCATACATTCAAGGGCCACGAGCATAAGGTGATGGCTGTTGTTTATGTAGACAGTGAACCACCTTTATGCATAAGTGCTGATAATGGAGGTGATATATTCATCTGGGCCGTTAATCTTCCTTTTGACGAGAAGCCCGTTAAAAGACTTAACGAGGAAAAAGATTGGCGTTACTCTGGTGTTCATTCCCTAGCAGTTTCGTCAACATCTGGATATCTTTATACAGGCAGTGGTGATAAGTCAATAAAAGCATGGTCATTGAAT GATTATAGTTTATCATATACGATGAATGGTCATAAGTCGGTGGTGTCTACTTTAGCCGTTTGTAATGAGGTTCTTTATAGTGGAAGCTGGGACGGAACGGTTCGGTTATGGTGTCTAAGTGATCATAGTCCATTAGCAGTTTTAGGCGAAGAAAGGCCTGTCGCCTCTGTTTTATCGGTTGCTACTCATACCCACACTCTTGTTGCAGCTTATGAAAATGGATCAATAAAG GTATGGAACAAGGATGTGTTTTTGAATTCCATATCGCCACACTCGAGCTCTATCTTTTCGATTTGCATGGAAGGACCATGGTTGTTTAGCGGTGGTTGGAACAAGACTATTGTGGTACAG AAATTATCAGGTAATGATGAATCTGGAGTAGAAGAAGTTACAGAAATTGGAAGTATTCAAGGTGACTCCGTTGTGACTGCGTTGTCTTATTGGGAGGGAAGACTTTTTGTTGGGCATGCGGATAGAACAATCAAG GTGTACAGTTTTGGAGGATGA
- the LOC139898901 gene encoding uncharacterized protein → MQESSFVRQMSEKQGWQFTSNTWDINSTCKNNNINNNNNNNIMEGVVVGERRKRVMILVDESVHSKEAMLWALTHVSNKGDILTLLQVHITSTSLSNQLVTSLANLCKACKPEVQVEALVIQGPKLATVVNQVKKLEVSVLVLGQKNSSSFLRCFGGMSSTEKFVEECINRVECLTIGVKKQSGGVGGYLISTRWHKDFWLLA, encoded by the exons ATGCAAGAATCATCTTTTGTGAGGCAAATGAGTGAAAAACAAGGATGGCAATTCACATCCAACACATGGGATATTAATAGCACTTGCAAAaacaataacattaacaataataataataataatataatggaaGGTGTAGTAGTTGGGGAGAGAAGAAAAAGAGTGATGATTTTAGTTGATGAATCTGTACATTCAAAAGAGGCAATGTTATGGGCACTTACACATGTCTCTAATAAAGGAGATATACTTACTCTTCTTCAAGTTCATATTACTTCTACCTCTCTCAGTAATCAGTTGGTCACTTCACTTGCTAATCTCTGCAAGGCTTGTAAACCTGAG GTACAAGTGGAGGCATTGGTGATACAAGGACCAAAACTAGCAACAGTTGTGAACCAAGTGAAGAAGCTTGAAGTGTCGGTGCTTGTTTTGGGTCAAAAGAATTCATCTTCTTTCCTTCGTTG CTTTGGAGGTATGAGTAGCACAGAGAAATTTGTGGAGGAGTGCATCAACAGGGTAGAATGCTTAACAATTGGAGTTAAAAAACAGAGCGGAGGGGTTGGTGGATATCTCATTAGCACTAGATGGCACAAGGACTTTTGGCTCTTGGCTTAG